One Thiomicrorhabdus sp. genomic region harbors:
- a CDS encoding SurA N-terminal domain-containing protein → MLQAIRDHAQGWIAWVIVGLIILTFALFGIDQYARGDKTTTVAEVNGEGVTATDFLTLYNREKMRLQKQFGDMYESIVKDEELRSQVLNALIESKLISQWNQEHNLLISDQQLAATIQSAQVFQDKGEFSQKLYEEILARNGLNVARFEYEQREFLAENQFRSLTLSSAFSTNSETEQLAQLQGQQRQINYLRIDQRPFLEKVTVDEAEIAAEYEKSKSDWLEPEKVQMQYVELSQAQLAQDIEVNDALLKAFYQDNQSLFTLPEKRHAKHILVRMDADTPEAEEKAKRTLAEIEDKLKKGESFEELAKIYSQDPGSASSGGDLGEFEQGMMVPAFDQAVFSMQSGEISKPVKTEFGYHLIKLESIVSKTLPEFAEIKEDVEKQYKKQQAEKQYFDKLEQLNTVAYEQPENLQAVADAVGLPLKTTEAFGRHGGTSEVTSNPKFIQAAFSDDVMKNNLNSTAIELGNNQAVVIHLDQHFPERQKTLQEVSEQIKQELTRAKAVAEAGKLAQSLLPKVQAGENPESLMSSGVEWHPIGWIERNSQRLLPQMVSEVFKIQKPQTGASVWHSYQLPTGDTVLIELSGVKTESVGEEQKVSLQKAFTELSSNAELDARLKALMAKAEIVRKPVYETIK, encoded by the coding sequence ATGTTACAAGCCATTCGTGATCATGCCCAGGGCTGGATTGCCTGGGTGATCGTCGGCCTGATTATTTTGACGTTTGCACTTTTCGGTATCGATCAGTATGCGCGCGGCGATAAAACGACCACCGTGGCCGAAGTGAACGGCGAAGGGGTAACGGCAACCGACTTCCTGACGCTGTACAATCGTGAAAAAATGCGTCTGCAAAAACAGTTTGGTGACATGTATGAATCGATCGTCAAGGATGAAGAGTTACGCAGTCAGGTTTTGAACGCGCTGATTGAATCGAAACTGATTTCTCAATGGAACCAGGAACACAATTTGCTGATCAGTGATCAGCAGCTTGCGGCAACGATTCAATCCGCTCAGGTGTTTCAGGATAAAGGCGAGTTCTCTCAGAAATTGTATGAAGAAATCCTGGCGCGTAACGGTTTGAATGTTGCGCGTTTTGAATACGAACAGCGCGAATTTCTGGCTGAAAACCAATTCCGTTCTTTGACGCTTTCTTCAGCGTTCTCCACAAACAGTGAAACCGAGCAGCTGGCACAACTTCAGGGACAGCAGCGTCAGATTAATTACCTGCGCATCGATCAGCGTCCGTTTTTGGAAAAGGTTACCGTGGATGAAGCGGAAATCGCTGCAGAATACGAAAAGAGCAAGTCGGATTGGCTGGAACCGGAAAAAGTCCAGATGCAATATGTCGAGCTGTCTCAGGCTCAGTTAGCGCAAGATATCGAAGTAAATGATGCTCTTTTGAAAGCGTTTTATCAAGATAATCAGTCTTTGTTTACCTTGCCTGAAAAACGCCATGCCAAGCATATTCTGGTTCGAATGGATGCCGATACGCCCGAAGCTGAGGAAAAAGCAAAGCGGACTCTGGCTGAAATTGAAGATAAGTTGAAGAAAGGCGAATCTTTTGAAGAATTGGCAAAAATCTATTCTCAGGACCCCGGCTCTGCTTCATCCGGTGGAGACTTGGGCGAGTTTGAGCAGGGGATGATGGTTCCGGCGTTCGATCAGGCGGTTTTCTCCATGCAGAGTGGTGAAATCAGCAAACCGGTGAAAACGGAGTTTGGCTATCATCTGATCAAACTGGAATCGATTGTTTCGAAAACCCTGCCTGAATTTGCAGAGATCAAAGAGGATGTCGAAAAGCAGTATAAAAAGCAGCAAGCCGAGAAGCAGTATTTCGATAAACTTGAACAGCTGAATACGGTTGCTTATGAGCAGCCGGAGAATTTGCAAGCCGTTGCGGATGCGGTTGGTTTGCCGTTAAAAACAACCGAAGCTTTCGGGCGTCATGGTGGCACTTCGGAGGTGACTTCGAATCCGAAATTTATTCAAGCTGCGTTTTCTGACGATGTGATGAAAAACAACCTCAACAGTACAGCAATCGAGCTTGGAAACAATCAGGCGGTTGTTATCCACCTTGATCAGCATTTCCCAGAGCGTCAGAAAACGCTGCAGGAAGTTTCGGAACAAATCAAGCAGGAACTGACACGAGCTAAAGCGGTTGCCGAGGCAGGCAAGCTTGCGCAAAGCCTGTTGCCGAAAGTGCAGGCCGGAGAGAACCCGGAATCGTTAATGAGTTCCGGGGTTGAATGGCATCCGATTGGTTGGATCGAACGAAACAGTCAGCGTCTGTTGCCGCAAATGGTCAGTGAAGTTTTCAAAATTCAAAAACCGCAGACAGGTGCTTCGGTGTGGCATTCGTACCAGCTACCGACCGGAGATACGGTTCTGATCGAGTTGAGTGGAGTAAAAACCGAATCGGTCGGTGAAGAGCAGAAAGTCTCTTTGCAGAAAGCGTTTACCGAGCTGAGTTCGAATGCTGAACTGGATGCGCGTTTAAAAGCTCTGATGGCGAAAGCGGAGATTGTTCGCAAGCCGGTCTATGAAACAATTAAATAG
- a CDS encoding rRNA large subunit pseudouridine synthase E yields MSQILLFNKPFNVLCQFTDDAQYKAQRQTLADYIQRPGFYAAGRLDRDSEGLLLLTDDGKLQQRISDPKFKAEKTYLVQVEGDIDAAALERLRKGVDLKDGPTRPAKARKVHEPKWLWQRNPPIRERRNIPTSWIELSIREGRNRQVRRMTAAVGFPTLRLIRTRIGDWKLGNLKPGESALRDA; encoded by the coding sequence ATGAGCCAGATTCTTCTTTTCAACAAGCCTTTTAACGTCCTATGCCAATTTACCGATGATGCGCAATACAAAGCGCAGAGACAAACTCTGGCAGACTATATACAGCGTCCGGGATTTTATGCCGCCGGACGTTTGGATCGCGATTCCGAAGGGCTTTTGCTTCTGACAGACGACGGCAAATTACAGCAACGCATCAGCGATCCGAAATTTAAAGCAGAAAAAACCTACCTGGTTCAGGTTGAAGGCGACATCGACGCTGCCGCGCTTGAACGGCTACGTAAAGGTGTCGACCTGAAAGATGGCCCGACCCGGCCAGCCAAAGCCCGCAAAGTCCATGAACCGAAATGGCTGTGGCAACGCAACCCGCCGATTCGCGAACGCAGGAACATTCCCACAAGCTGGATTGAACTCAGCATCCGGGAAGGCAGAAACCGCCAGGTTCGACGCATGACCGCCGCGGTCGGCTTTCCGACTTTACGCCTTATCAGAACGCGTATCGGCGACTGGAAACTGGGCAATCTGAAACCCGGAGAGTCTGCATTGAGAGATGCCTGA
- a CDS encoding adenylosuccinate synthase gives MTKRNIVVVGTQWGDEGKGKIVDLLTDRVAAVVRFQGGHNAGHTLVIDGQKTVLHLIPSGILRENVECFIGNGVVLAPDALEKEVSQLEATGLKVQSRLRISDACPLILDYHVALDQAREAARGKKAIGTTGRGIGPAYEDKVARRGLRAGDFKNMEQFKAKLQETLSYHNHTLEHYFKAETVDFDQLWEKCQRYAQMIVPMLADIPNLIDQYNRQGKNLMFEGAQGTLLDIDQGTYPYVTSSNTTAGGAASGAGIGPTNLDYVLGITKAYATRVGGGPFPTELVYDCITDQGDEIGKELGTRGREFGATTGRQRRCGWFDAVALRRSSQINGLSGMCLTKLDVMDELEEIKVCVSYLQEGKELMLPPSSADEYETCVPNYVSMPGWKCSTVGIDSWEKLPQAAQNYIRFLEKEVGVPVSILSTGPDRAETLILQDPFA, from the coding sequence ATGACAAAACGCAATATTGTGGTTGTGGGTACCCAGTGGGGAGATGAAGGAAAAGGCAAGATTGTTGACCTTTTAACGGATCGGGTTGCTGCAGTGGTTCGCTTTCAGGGTGGCCACAACGCCGGACACACTCTGGTAATCGACGGACAAAAGACGGTCCTTCATCTGATTCCTTCAGGTATTTTGCGCGAAAACGTTGAATGCTTTATTGGTAACGGCGTGGTTCTGGCGCCGGATGCGCTGGAAAAAGAAGTTTCCCAGTTGGAAGCAACAGGCTTGAAAGTGCAGTCGCGCTTGAGAATCAGCGATGCTTGCCCTTTGATTCTGGATTATCACGTTGCTCTGGATCAGGCGCGCGAAGCGGCTCGTGGGAAAAAAGCGATCGGTACGACCGGGCGTGGAATCGGTCCGGCTTATGAAGATAAGGTCGCCCGACGCGGTTTGCGCGCCGGTGATTTCAAAAATATGGAACAGTTCAAGGCCAAACTTCAGGAAACCTTGAGCTACCACAATCACACTCTGGAACACTATTTTAAAGCTGAAACCGTCGATTTTGACCAGTTGTGGGAAAAATGTCAGCGTTATGCGCAGATGATTGTTCCGATGCTGGCGGATATTCCGAATCTGATCGATCAGTACAATCGTCAGGGTAAAAATCTGATGTTTGAAGGTGCGCAGGGAACTTTGCTGGATATTGATCAGGGAACCTATCCTTATGTAACTTCTTCTAATACGACCGCTGGCGGTGCCGCTTCCGGTGCCGGTATCGGGCCGACCAATCTGGATTATGTTCTGGGAATCACCAAAGCGTATGCGACCCGAGTTGGAGGGGGGCCTTTCCCGACCGAGTTGGTTTACGACTGCATCACTGATCAGGGTGACGAAATCGGTAAAGAGCTTGGAACCCGTGGACGTGAATTCGGTGCAACGACCGGCCGTCAACGCCGTTGCGGATGGTTTGATGCCGTCGCTTTGCGCCGTTCCTCGCAGATTAACGGCTTGAGTGGAATGTGTTTGACCAAGCTGGATGTCATGGATGAGCTGGAAGAAATTAAAGTTTGTGTCTCTTACTTGCAAGAGGGTAAAGAGCTGATGCTTCCGCCATCCAGTGCTGATGAATACGAAACCTGTGTCCCGAATTATGTCAGCATGCCGGGTTGGAAGTGTTCAACGGTCGGGATCGATTCATGGGAAAAGCTACCGCAGGCGGCTCAGAATTATATCCGCTTTCTGGAAAAAGAAGTCGGGGTGCCGGTTTCGATTCTCTCCACCGGACCGGATCGGGCGGAAACCTTGATTCTACAAGATCCTTTTGCCTGA
- a CDS encoding ATP phosphoribosyltransferase regulatory subunit — translation MQQSTWFTPEGLEDLLPPQAQKLEYYRRKLLDGFSLSGFELVLPPIAEYTDALLTGTGRHLAIDTCRFTDQESGRMMGVRADMTPQVARIVSNRLKAESTISRLCYVGEVLKTRNNKAKGSRSPIQVGAELFGHSGIESDLEIIELMLESLSALGMDIKLSLGHVGIVDELMVLAGLNKEQSKELVDILERKAIPEYQDFVATLSLSAELQNLFDRLPFLCGDASEVIAAAQLLQGVSPVLDGALEHLSRVINHLNQSHSLEMHLDLADIRGYQYHNGMIFAAYDAKGYLQPIAKGGRYDGVGKAFGLALPATGFSLDLRAALDLLGNDFEQGYADEVYVPYVTDADLQEKIAQLKAQGLRVIRAYTEDAIPAGAQQLVFEAGEWILKV, via the coding sequence ATGCAACAATCCACTTGGTTTACGCCCGAAGGGCTTGAAGACCTCCTGCCACCTCAGGCGCAAAAACTGGAATATTATCGCCGTAAATTGCTGGATGGTTTCAGCCTATCGGGTTTTGAACTGGTTCTGCCGCCGATTGCCGAATACACTGATGCGCTTTTAACGGGAACCGGGCGCCATCTGGCCATCGATACCTGTCGTTTCACCGATCAGGAAAGTGGGCGGATGATGGGGGTTCGTGCAGATATGACGCCGCAGGTTGCGCGCATTGTCAGCAATCGATTGAAGGCGGAAAGTACCATTTCCCGCCTGTGCTATGTCGGAGAAGTTCTCAAAACCAGAAACAATAAAGCCAAAGGATCGCGCAGTCCGATTCAGGTCGGTGCCGAATTGTTCGGTCACAGTGGTATCGAAAGCGATCTTGAAATTATCGAACTAATGCTTGAGAGCCTTTCGGCATTGGGAATGGACATCAAGTTGAGTCTTGGTCACGTCGGGATTGTTGACGAGTTAATGGTTCTGGCCGGTTTAAATAAGGAACAGTCTAAAGAGTTGGTGGATATTCTGGAGCGTAAGGCGATTCCTGAATATCAGGATTTTGTTGCGACCTTGAGTCTGTCAGCCGAATTGCAGAACCTGTTTGATCGGTTGCCATTTTTATGTGGCGACGCTTCCGAAGTCATTGCGGCGGCGCAACTTCTGCAAGGGGTTTCGCCGGTTCTAGACGGTGCTTTGGAGCATTTGAGCCGGGTGATTAACCATCTGAATCAATCGCACTCGCTGGAAATGCATCTGGATTTGGCTGATATTCGCGGTTATCAATACCATAACGGCATGATTTTCGCAGCTTACGATGCAAAAGGTTATTTGCAGCCGATTGCTAAAGGTGGTCGCTACGACGGTGTTGGCAAGGCGTTCGGTCTGGCTCTTCCTGCTACTGGATTCAGTCTTGATTTGCGTGCGGCGCTGGATTTGCTGGGCAACGATTTTGAGCAGGGCTATGCGGATGAAGTTTATGTTCCCTATGTCACCGATGCCGATTTGCAGGAGAAGATCGCGCAATTGAAAGCACAGGGACTGCGTGTGATCAGAGCCTATACCGAAGATGCAATTCCTGCGGGAGCGCAGCAGTTGGTATTCGAGGCAGGGGAATGGATTTTGAAAGTCTGA
- the hflD gene encoding high frequency lysogenization protein HflD: protein MTYTQEDKTLALIGIYQAARCVHELATTGQCEENAFQTSIRSLFCDNPSSTLDVFGGRYANIQAGLSTLLTQMGSDGQEQMRNIEITRYVLNLIILQKKLLKQGDPLNEISRQLENARQQQQHFGEFHDNVIAALAKTYSDNVSGLSPRIMVKGQHGHLQNQRIANKIRGLLLAGIRSALLWQQVGGSRWNLLWSRKKYLNSALAIQQKTDDNDSSPTIP from the coding sequence ATGACATATACACAAGAAGATAAAACTCTGGCCCTGATCGGCATCTATCAGGCCGCCCGTTGCGTCCATGAGCTGGCGACGACCGGCCAATGCGAAGAAAACGCTTTTCAAACCTCCATTCGCTCCCTTTTCTGCGATAATCCATCCAGCACACTTGATGTTTTCGGTGGCCGCTACGCCAATATCCAGGCCGGTTTATCGACGCTCTTGACACAGATGGGGTCAGATGGGCAGGAGCAGATGCGCAATATCGAAATCACCCGCTATGTCCTAAACCTGATTATTCTGCAAAAGAAACTGCTGAAACAAGGGGATCCACTCAACGAAATCAGTCGCCAGTTAGAAAACGCCCGTCAGCAACAACAGCATTTCGGAGAGTTCCACGACAACGTCATAGCTGCGCTGGCAAAAACTTACAGTGACAACGTCAGCGGCCTTTCCCCGCGCATCATGGTAAAGGGACAACATGGTCACCTGCAGAATCAACGCATTGCCAATAAAATCAGAGGCCTTCTGCTGGCAGGTATCCGTAGCGCTCTGCTCTGGCAACAGGTAGGGGGAAGCCGCTGGAACCTGCTATGGTCGCGTAAGAAATACCTCAACAGCGCACTCGCAATTCAACAGAAAACCGACGATAACGATTCATCCCCAACCATCCCCTAA
- the mnmA gene encoding tRNA 2-thiouridine(34) synthase MnmA, whose protein sequence is MKPSDTKVIVGLSGGVDSSVAALLLKQQGYQVEGLFMKNWEGDDTEDYCPAAEDLKDVMAVAEILDIPVHIENFSGEYWDRVFEHFLEEYAKGRTPNPDILCNKEVKFKAFLQHALELGADYIATGHYARIHRDPVSGECQLLKGLDDNKDQSYFLYTLQQNQLQKSLFPVGELDKPDVRKLAEEAGLITHNKKDSTGICFIGERKFKDFLQRYLPAQPGDIIDDEGKVIGRHDGLMYHTLGQRKGLGVGGGHGKGNDPWYAADKDLKNNRLIAVQGKQHPLLQHRYLVADTLDWVSGNCPELNRPLKAKIRYRQAEQPCRIIEQEDGKIAVEFDETQTAIAPGQSIVFYDGPICLGGGVIEARFHHFPQSNAI, encoded by the coding sequence ATGAAACCTTCCGATACCAAAGTCATCGTCGGCCTCTCCGGCGGTGTGGATTCCTCCGTTGCCGCACTCCTTCTCAAGCAACAGGGATATCAAGTCGAAGGCCTGTTTATGAAAAACTGGGAAGGCGACGATACCGAAGATTACTGTCCAGCTGCGGAAGACCTCAAAGATGTCATGGCCGTCGCGGAAATTCTGGATATTCCGGTACATATCGAAAATTTTTCCGGCGAATATTGGGATCGGGTTTTCGAACACTTTCTTGAAGAATACGCGAAAGGCCGCACTCCAAATCCGGACATTCTCTGCAATAAGGAAGTCAAATTCAAAGCCTTTCTGCAACATGCTCTGGAACTGGGGGCCGACTACATCGCCACCGGACATTACGCCCGAATCCATCGCGACCCGGTCAGCGGTGAATGCCAGCTTCTGAAAGGCCTGGATGACAATAAAGACCAGAGCTATTTTCTGTATACTCTGCAGCAAAATCAGTTGCAGAAATCACTATTCCCGGTCGGTGAACTGGATAAACCGGACGTTCGCAAACTTGCAGAAGAAGCCGGCTTAATCACCCACAATAAAAAGGACAGCACCGGCATCTGCTTCATCGGCGAACGTAAATTCAAAGATTTTTTACAACGCTATCTACCTGCTCAACCGGGCGATATTATTGACGATGAAGGCAAGGTCATCGGCCGACACGACGGTTTGATGTACCATACCCTCGGCCAAAGAAAAGGCCTTGGTGTCGGCGGAGGTCACGGTAAAGGCAACGACCCTTGGTATGCGGCAGACAAAGACTTGAAGAACAATCGGCTGATCGCTGTACAGGGCAAACAACACCCGCTTTTGCAACACCGCTATCTGGTCGCCGATACACTTGACTGGGTCAGTGGTAACTGCCCGGAATTAAATCGGCCGCTTAAAGCGAAAATTCGCTATCGACAAGCAGAGCAACCTTGTCGTATTATCGAACAGGAGGATGGCAAGATCGCAGTCGAGTTCGATGAAACACAAACGGCGATCGCTCCGGGCCAATCCATTGTTTTTTACGATGGCCCGATCTGCCTCGGCGGTGGTGTAATTGAAGCGCGTTTTCATCACTTTCCGCAATCCAACGCAATCTAA
- a CDS encoding cupin domain-containing protein — translation MQITVESHPPQIKLEELQVAQWPIWEKEASDFPWHYDMEEICYLLDGSVTVTPEGGEPVQIRAGDLVIFPRGMSCRWDIHHPVRKHYHFR, via the coding sequence ATGCAGATCACGGTCGAATCTCATCCTCCACAAATCAAACTGGAAGAACTTCAGGTTGCCCAGTGGCCGATCTGGGAAAAAGAAGCATCGGACTTTCCCTGGCATTATGACATGGAAGAAATTTGTTATTTGCTTGACGGCTCCGTTACCGTAACGCCCGAAGGAGGAGAACCGGTACAGATTCGCGCCGGAGATCTGGTGATTTTCCCTCGCGGAATGAGCTGTCGCTGGGACATCCATCATCCGGTACGTAAGCATTATCATTTCAGATAA
- a CDS encoding NADP-dependent isocitrate dehydrogenase, whose translation MTDQAKIIYTLTDEAPALATYSFLPIVQAFAKSADISVETRDISLAGRILANFPQYLQEDQRIGDALSELGELATRSEANIIKLPNISASIPQLNAAIKELQAHGFAVPDYPANPQNSEEETIKATYAKVLGSAVNPVLREGNSDRRAPASVKNYARKNPHSMGAWSEDSQSSVAHMDGGDFYGSETSVTLPTETSFRIEFCDEAGNVQELKTSAPLLAGEVLDASVMSQSALRAFLKQAKDQAKAEGVLFSIHLKATMMKVSDPIIFGQAVAVFFESVFEKHAATFEKIGVNPNNGLGDLYAKLAQLDEALRVEIEQDLATAIEEGPDLAMVDSDKGITNLHVPSDVIVDASMPAMIRTSGQMWNKDGKQQDTMAVIPDRCYASVYDETIRFCKHYGAFDPTTMGSVPNVGLMAQKAEEYGSHDKTFQAEADGVIRAVDGVGNTLLEQKVEAGDIFRMCQTKDAAIQDWVKLAVNRARQTGTPAVFWLDSNRAHDHELILKVNDYLAHHDTTGLEIHIMAPAEATRFTLRHIKDGKDVISVTGNVLRDYLTDLFPILELGTSAKMLSIVPLMNGGGLFETGAGGSAPKHVQQLLSENHLRWDSLGEFLALAVSLEHLAQTQNNAKAKVLSETLDRATGTLLDNNQSPMRKVGQLDNRGSHFYLSMYWAQELAAQSDDTELQTKFAPLAEALSAQQEAIVDELNAVQGQPVDLGGYYQADIEKTAAVMRPSSVFNRLIDQL comes from the coding sequence ATGACAGATCAAGCAAAGATTATCTATACGCTGACCGATGAAGCTCCGGCGTTGGCGACCTATTCCTTTCTTCCGATTGTTCAAGCGTTTGCCAAGAGTGCCGACATCTCTGTCGAAACCCGCGATATTTCTCTGGCGGGGCGAATTCTTGCCAACTTTCCGCAGTATCTTCAGGAAGATCAGCGTATTGGTGATGCTCTGTCAGAGCTGGGCGAACTGGCAACCCGGTCGGAAGCCAACATCATCAAATTGCCAAACATTTCGGCTTCGATCCCTCAGCTGAATGCGGCCATCAAAGAACTTCAGGCGCACGGTTTTGCGGTTCCGGATTATCCTGCCAATCCGCAGAATTCCGAGGAAGAAACGATTAAGGCAACTTACGCCAAGGTACTTGGTTCTGCAGTAAACCCGGTGTTGCGTGAAGGGAATTCCGATCGCCGCGCTCCGGCGTCGGTGAAGAATTATGCCAGAAAGAATCCGCATTCGATGGGGGCTTGGTCAGAGGATTCGCAAAGCTCTGTTGCGCATATGGACGGAGGCGATTTTTACGGTTCGGAAACTTCGGTGACCCTGCCGACAGAAACAAGTTTCCGAATTGAGTTTTGCGATGAAGCCGGAAATGTTCAGGAGTTGAAAACTTCTGCGCCTTTGCTGGCTGGTGAGGTTCTGGATGCTTCGGTGATGAGTCAGTCGGCGCTGCGTGCCTTTTTGAAACAAGCGAAAGACCAGGCAAAAGCCGAAGGTGTGCTGTTCTCGATTCATCTGAAAGCGACCATGATGAAAGTTTCCGATCCGATAATTTTCGGCCAGGCGGTGGCGGTTTTCTTTGAATCGGTTTTTGAAAAGCATGCGGCAACCTTTGAAAAAATCGGTGTTAATCCGAATAACGGTTTGGGCGATCTGTATGCCAAGCTGGCGCAGCTGGACGAGGCTTTGCGAGTTGAAATTGAGCAGGATTTGGCGACCGCGATCGAAGAGGGCCCTGATTTGGCAATGGTAGACTCCGACAAAGGGATTACCAATTTGCATGTTCCTTCCGATGTCATTGTGGATGCTTCCATGCCGGCAATGATTCGTACTTCCGGCCAGATGTGGAATAAGGACGGAAAACAGCAGGACACTATGGCCGTGATTCCCGATCGCTGTTACGCCAGCGTGTACGACGAAACCATCCGTTTCTGCAAGCATTACGGAGCCTTTGATCCGACGACAATGGGATCGGTGCCGAATGTCGGCTTAATGGCCCAAAAAGCAGAAGAATACGGTTCGCACGATAAAACGTTTCAGGCGGAAGCTGACGGGGTTATCCGTGCCGTAGATGGTGTGGGAAATACTTTGCTGGAACAAAAAGTTGAAGCGGGAGATATTTTCCGGATGTGTCAAACCAAGGATGCTGCGATTCAGGATTGGGTCAAGCTGGCAGTTAACCGGGCGCGTCAGACGGGAACTCCGGCGGTCTTCTGGTTAGACAGCAACCGGGCGCACGATCACGAATTGATTCTCAAGGTCAACGATTATCTGGCGCATCACGATACAACCGGTCTGGAAATTCATATCATGGCTCCGGCCGAAGCAACCCGTTTCACCCTGCGTCACATTAAAGATGGTAAAGATGTGATTTCGGTGACAGGTAATGTTCTGCGCGATTATTTGACGGATTTGTTCCCGATTCTTGAGCTGGGAACTTCAGCTAAAATGCTGTCGATTGTCCCCTTGATGAATGGTGGCGGATTATTTGAAACCGGTGCCGGTGGTTCGGCTCCGAAGCATGTTCAGCAACTTTTGAGTGAAAACCATTTGCGCTGGGACTCTTTGGGCGAGTTTTTGGCATTGGCGGTTTCTCTGGAGCATTTGGCTCAGACGCAGAATAATGCGAAGGCAAAAGTGCTTTCTGAAACTCTGGACAGAGCGACGGGTACGCTACTTGATAATAATCAATCGCCTATGCGTAAGGTCGGACAGCTGGACAACCGCGGCAGTCATTTTTATCTGAGTATGTATTGGGCTCAGGAACTGGCCGCTCAGAGTGATGATACGGAACTGCAGACGAAGTTTGCACCACTGGCCGAAGCCTTGTCTGCACAACAGGAAGCCATTGTGGACGAGCTGAATGCAGTACAGGGGCAGCCGGTGGATCTGGGAGGCTATTATCAGGCGGAT